The Magnolia sinica isolate HGM2019 chromosome 3, MsV1, whole genome shotgun sequence genome includes the window TTAAATTTTGGGAGGGAATTGTGGTGGAGGAAAATTttgatacaaaaattttaaaagccCTTTTTAAAATACAACAGGGATTGTGCAAAAGAAGGCCAGTTCTAATAGGACAGGCTCAGACCTTATATTTTCAGGTCAGGCTTGGCCCAAATCCTGCCTGGCCTTCCAACATCCCTAGGCAAGTATCACTCCTTTTGGGATGGCACATGGTTTGATCAGAAGGGCGATGGCAGGCAAACTCTAGGATGCACAAAATCCACTACCTAAATGATATTTTTCTACGCAGCCATTTGACAGACCTTAAATGGAGTCAAATTGCCATATAGGGTTACATCTCAAATGGGCCAAACCACACCTCCCTTTAAGGAAGATGCCTACAACTACATATGTAAGGTCCTATGCACCCTTGCAATTCACATGAACCAAAGCAGTCTACCAGCAAGTATTTTCAAAAATGTCCAGATGAGATAATCCAGAGTGCATATTTGTaacaaagaagaaagagagagcacTGCAAATGGCAATCGAGTCAGCAGAGGCAGGAATAATAACAGATCCAACACTAGAAATGGTTCTGGAACTACCATCAGCAATGATCATATGATTATTAAACCATAAGAAGGTCCCGTGTCTAAAATATACTTGTTTCACCTGCGTGAAATGGCTCCAATGTCAGGATACAAATTGGGATTGAATGGGGAAGCAATCACTAGAGTGCAAAGGCTTGAGAGAGACCGTTGGTCTAATACACATGATTAAAACAGCGATATCATGTGAGAACTGAAATGAAGTGGATGCTAGTGAGTGCTAGATGTGAAATATACTTGTTTCAGTTGCGTGAAATGGCCCCAGTGTCAGGATACAAATTGGAATTGAATGGGGAAGCAATCGCTAGAGCAAAAAGGCTTGAGAGAGACCGTTGGCCTAATACGCATGATTAAAACAGTGATATCATGTGAGAACTGAAATGAAGTGGGTGTTAAATGTGAGGAGAAAGCCCTTTTGGGGAGGAACACTACCAGAAAAGTGACCACAGCCACCAATACAAGCATAAAAAATTGCTATTGCAACCACCTCACCCATGTTCAACATGAACATAGTATTGGCCATCACAACAGGCACCTGTACCAGTGACCAACGACTACGTGGCAATATGGGCCTTAGATTGTTGTGCAAATGTTGTTTCAAGAGAGATCATATGGCACATGAGATGGGAAGACAATGACTTGAGAAAGCATCTCCACAGCCAAAGATGCATTTTATCTGGCTAAGAAGTAACCGATCGATCTTCATCCATTTGACATACTCATGATTGGAATACGGCTTCTCAAATTGATTGGGAGGGTGGAATAGAAAATTTTAATCTCCCTAGTGAAGAAAAACAGAAGGCAATTGGTGCTATTCAATTTGATATAGACAAGACTCATGCCTGATGATAGGGAGAGCCCAAGTGTAAGGGAAGAAGACAAATCCACAGAAGAACTGGTAGAGTGGGAGGGAGGAAAGGGTAATGAAACCATTAGAGAAACAAGAAGAATGAATGAAcaactgaaagaaagcaaaggaagaggaagaatatACATCGAGGTTTGAGAAGATGAGGATGGTTTGATCTTCAACACTAAGACCAATGTTATGAAATTTCTGAGAATCCTCCCACACCAATTGTGTTGGGAGAAACATAAACCAGTGTTTGGATTGAGAGAATACTCCAGAAATGAATTCAACTCTTGTTTGTTTAAAAATAATTAACTTCGGAATTCAattacctctttttttttaagaatgTGAATTCAATTACCATTTCCAACGTTTAAATGTTGATTTCCAAGGTTAGAAGAGAGCCCTCGCCCTTTGACAGTTTACATTTAACATTTCGATGAAAACTGCCCTCCAAACCAAACAACAAAATTATTGTTGGATTCCACAGATTTCCATTTGCTGGGGATTCCATAGGGGTTTTCCATGTCTCCCTATCCAAAACAGGATATGATacattaatttaaaaaataaaaggaaaaaaggtgACCAGTAAATGGGAAAAATCACTCTCTTAACACCAATCATATCACAATGGAGGGCAGCTTGCTCACCCAGATGTCCCCCAACCTCCTTGAGTCTTACCCATAACAAATTATCAAGACTGCCATCACAAAGGCAATGGTTCGAGTCATGGGTGTGTGTGGGGGAGTAAGAGTGTGTGTGtttctcacctttcaaaaaaaaaaaagcaaaggcTATGGTTCTCCAACATCAACCATGAGAAGCAGCCAATAGGCACTTCAAAAATGTCTCAACACAAGATCATCAAATGTGAATATTACATTGGTCTAATTGCATCACCATCAATCCATATTGAGAACTGCAGGAATTGTCTCTGTCACTTAGTTCATGCATGAATCTTAGTGCCCTGGCGTAATATATTAATCCTTTTCCTTTGTGACTTGCAATTTGATGAGACATTGTGTGAGCATCATTTCTACTGTGCACCTGATGCattcatttccttttttttcttttttctttttcttttttccttttttttttctttttttctttttttttgagaattcaGAATTTTATTTCAAAAGCCAGAAGGAGAAAAACCAGCGAAAACAAGGAAAAAACAAGAAAACCAAAATCACAAACCCCATTCCCTAATGAAAGAAAATACCCCAATATGCATTCATTTCCATATTCCGTGAGCATTGAATTCGATGTCTTCATTTTGCTCTCTTAGTTTCAACTTTCAATCTTTCATTTCTAGGATCCCTTAGTAGGTTTTTACAGCTTATTCTGATGAATATGAACCACCATTCACTTCACTTAAGCAAATCATTTGATTGCAAGAATGGTGTGAATGGATTACTTCCATGACCTAGCCAACAAGGCTGTGGGACATACGCAAAAATTGCAAGAGCTGGATTGTTAAGATGTGGATTTCTACATTTTCAATCCTTTGCTGCATTCTATGCATTTTTCTAAAGAAGGATATTTTTATTTCCTACTGAAGTTATTGACTGGTACAAATATGATTGGAAAAATAAAGTATTCTTTCTCTTTGTGATTATTATGACTATTGATGAAATAAATATCTTAGCCTAATTTCAATACAATGGATACATATTTGGGTTTTTAAATATAGTACAAGTAATTGCTCAGATTTAAGAAAAATACTCCAACAGAGTATGATCATGCTGCTGTTTCCAGGAAGATAAGAGCAACAAAACATTAGGCAATAGCATTATTTATGCATGTGAACTAGTTATGAGTTCCATTGGGAAAAAACTTAGAAATACGAGCAACAATCTGAACGTTGTGAGATCCATGAGAAGGTTTGTTTACCTTATACCATAACTCCAATGTAGTGAAGAATAACCACACTCCACGGGTTGCACACAAGTTTACCAATTCGAGCCTTGTAAGCTGACAAAGATGATACGTTAAAGCCATATTGATTCCCTGGAGCAGGTCCAAGTTGACGAAATGGAACCAAACAAGCTTGTGAGTGAATAGCATTTTCGCACACCAtccaacattcttttcatccgatattttagaaaaatatatgtCAGTGCATGAAACCACTAAGGAGAAGTTACATAGACATGGTGCTACGAGCAAGTGATTCCACATACAAGCAATCCAAAAATTCACCTATTCATGTATTTCCAGGAGCTTCATTCATTGCAGCAGAATGTGGCGGTGGCGGCTTGCGATTCAGATAACGAATGACAGCATCCTCAACCCTATTAAAATTCACCCAAAAAGGAACGTCATTATTAAAAGCATAGAGTGAAACACCTTTCAACTAACTgattattctttttttcttttcttttttacaaaCGAAGTAATGGGCTTTCAAATCTGCTGTCCTGTGTGCAGTTTAACACCTGCCAGCAGCTCAAAATAGGACATGGTGGCATCGGTTCCCATGATCCACAACATATGACAAGAGGGGCTGCTTTCCAAAAATCATGTGCATTGAATGATCCTAATTGTCCGATTTGTAGACTTTTTTCATCCAATACTAACCACCATCGATATTGTTTTCCACCAGCACAAGATCGGACAATTAAGATCAAAGATTCAGCAAAATCCTTCTAATACAGaccaggcccaccagatgaacgatcCAGATCAAGAACCGTTTTGCCCAGGGTCCATTTGTTCTCCCAGTACAAAGGAGAACTAAACCTGCACACTGGGTGCCAGTAAAATTTCCCCAAAAGTAATTCACCCGGCACGATAACAAAACATGAGTTTAACATTGACAGAATACAGCATACGAAAACATAGAAGAACCTTACCATGGCTGGTTGTAGAACTCGGACCGACGTTCCTTTTCAGCATTTCGGCTCGGTTCACCGGTTAAAAGCTTCAAGTCCTTGCTCTGTGAAGCAATCAAAGCATTGATAAACTCCACTGGCGACTGACTAAACCCGAGAAAGAATGCCCGCCTCCTCCGATGCTCGTGAATCCTCTTTATAACACCAGAAATTGCCTCCTCACAGGCATCAATCTCTCTATGCTTATCTGTGTTCGCCAAGAATGCTGACATCTCCTTCTGCAGTGGGAAGGGGATGTCAACCAATACATCATAGCAAGCATTCCCCGCTGGGCTGCTCCCCGAGAGCCTAATCCGATGCTCCAGATGTATCGGCTGAGGCGGGGCCAGGTGCGGTGTGATCTTCTGGGACACCATGGCGAACTTCACCCTGTCTTCCCCAAACACCTTCATCAGTGGCAGGTCGCACATGAAGATCGAAGGGTCATTTGGGTTCTGCAGCTTCTTCGCCTTCACATAATGCCAGATCCCAGCGATGATCCTCGGGCGGGTCTCAACCTCAATGCCGAGGACATCAGTTAATGCCGGTGACAGCTTGAATTTCTCAGGAACATAATTCATCTCGAAGCGTATGCTAACGTTGAATTCCTTATCACCCTTCCGTTTGATCTCAAACCCTTCATGTTGAGCCGGCGAACGGGAATTCTCCCATATGATCGCAGGATTGTCTGGGTATAGATTCGGGTCGAGCGCAATCGTGACCCGcttgaagaaagaagagaattTTGGGTATTGTGTTGGTCTGGGGGGCATCCCGGCAAGGTCCACCTCCGGTCCATCTTCCAATATCTGTCCGACGATCTTAAGCGTCCACGATGGAGGTTCTGCCTGCTGCTTCCTCGGCGTACTCCGCGTCTGGTTCGCAAAGGTGTTGAATACATAGATCCGTAGGGTCCGCTGAACAGAAGGCGGGTTCTTGATAGCTTCCTGAATATCAATTTTCTTCCTCATGAGGGCAGCATCGACGCGGGATTCGAACTCAAGGAGCTGCGTGTAGAGCGCCGATTCGGGTAGTAGCGCGGCTACCCTGTCGGGAAGCTGCTTCTCggggagcttcttcttcttctgcttctgcCTCGCCGCGGCCGCGGCGAACTCTGCGGCCTTGAAGGTCAGATGCGGGACGAAACCAGGAGGCCGGACAGGGGGTTTCTGTTGGGCCCGCTTCGCTGCAGCTGCCGCTGCAGCTGCAGCGTTGAGCGATGACGATGCGGCGGCGAGGCTTTGAGCCTGTAACTGGGCCTGGATCGAATTGAATTGTGGATGAGATTGCGATGAAGGGTGGAAATTCGATGGATGATGGCTCATCGCGATGGACTAAAAGGGATGGGCGGATCGACGGAGCTCTGGAAACCCTGATACTGGAAatctaaaaccctaattccatgGATGGACGAATCTGAGAAACCTTAGTTTTGCATGATTCAAAGACCCAAGCTTCCCAAAGCCCTAATTCCAAAAACCCTTGTATAAACCCTAATTTCATCAATATGCCTGTTTCTGAGAAGAAATGCTCGAATTTCCtgccggagagagagagagagagtccggcACGTGTGACTTGCTGCGGAGGCGTGAGTAAAAGAGCGAATTgagagaaaactttgatactcggcAATGTGaaggttgatacacaggcactacgACGCTGCAGTGTAAGATGATTTCAACTTTAaagttaaaccgtccaaatcgtgggatcAGGTCTGGATGGATGATATGCTGCAAGTCATATTTCCTCGATTTCCGATTTAATTGATTTAA containing:
- the LOC131239518 gene encoding SWI/SNF complex component SNF12 homolog — protein: MSHHPSNFHPSSQSHPQFNSIQAQLQAQSLAAASSSLNAAAAAAAAAKRAQQKPPVRPPGFVPHLTFKAAEFAAAAARQKQKKKKLPEKQLPDRVAALLPESALYTQLLEFESRVDAALMRKKIDIQEAIKNPPSVQRTLRIYVFNTFANQTRSTPRKQQAEPPSWTLKIVGQILEDGPEVDLAGMPPRPTQYPKFSSFFKRVTIALDPNLYPDNPAIIWENSRSPAQHEGFEIKRKGDKEFNVSIRFEMNYVPEKFKLSPALTDVLGIEVETRPRIIAGIWHYVKAKKLQNPNDPSIFMCDLPLMKVFGEDRVKFAMVSQKITPHLAPPQPIHLEHRIRLSGSSPAGNACYDVLVDIPFPLQKEMSAFLANTDKHREIDACEEAISGVIKRIHEHRRRRAFFLGFSQSPVEFINALIASQSKDLKLLTGEPSRNAEKERRSEFYNQPWVEDAVIRYLNRKPPPPHSAAMNEAPGNT